The following proteins are encoded in a genomic region of Opisthocomus hoazin isolate bOpiHoa1 chromosome 4, bOpiHoa1.hap1, whole genome shotgun sequence:
- the GPD1L gene encoding glycerol-3-phosphate dehydrogenase 1-like protein isoform X2 encodes MALSAAPLRVCIVGSGNWGSAVAKIIGNNVKKMQKFASTVKMWVFEENINGRKLTDIINSEHENVKYLPGHKLPDNVVAIPNLNEAVQDADLLVFVIPHQFIHKICDEITGRVPKKALGITLIKGIDEGPEGLKLISDIIREKMGIDISVLMGANIANEVAAEKFCETTIGSKILENGLLFKELLQTPNFRITVVDDADTVELCGALKNIVAVGAGFCDGLCCGDNTKAAVIRLGLMEMIAFARIFCKGQVSTATFLESCGVADLITTCYGGRNRRVAEAFVKTGKSIEELENEMLNGQKLQGPQTSAEVYRILKQKGLLEKFPLFTAVYQICYEGKPVREMISCLQSHPEHL; translated from the exons ATGGCGCTCTCCGCGGCGCCCCTCAGGGTGTGCATCGTGGGCTCGGGGAACTG gGGTTCTGCGGTTGCCAAAATAATAGgcaataatgtaaaaaaaatgcagaagtttgcTTCCACAGTGAAGATGTGGGTCTTCGAGGAGAATATTAATGGGAGAAAACTGACGGATATCATAAATAGTGAacatgaaaatgtaaaatatctCCCTGGACACAAGCTGCCAGATAATGTG GTTGCCATTCCAAACCTTAATGAAGCTGTGCAGGATGCAGACTTGCTGGTTTTTGTGATACCTCATCAATTCATTCATAAAATCTGCGATGAAATCACAGGACGAGTACCCAAGAAAGCACTCGGTATAACTCTCATAAAG GGAATAGATGAAGGCCCGGAGGGACTCAAACTGATCTCTGACATAATTCGAGAGAAGATGGGAATAGACATCAGTGTGCTGATGGGAGCTAACATTGCCAATGAGGTGGCAGCAGAGAAATTCTGTGAAACCACAATAG GCAGCAAAATCTTGGAAAATGGCCTTCTCTTCAAAGAACTCCTGCAGACTCCAAACTTCCGGATAACTGTAGTAGATGATGCAGATACAGTTGAGCTTTGTGGTGCTCTGAAG AATATAGTAGCAGTGGGAGCTGGGTTCTGTGATGGCCTTTGCTGCGGTGACAATACCAAAGCTGCTGTTATTCGCCTTGGCCTAATGGAGATGATTGCCTTTGCCAGAATTTTTTGCAAAGGACAGGTGTCTACTGCCACTTTCCTGGAGAGCTGTGGAGTTGCTGATCTCATCACAACATGTTACGGCGGCCGGAATCGACGTGTAGCAGAAGCGTTCGTTAAAACCGGAAAG TCTATTGAAGAATTGGAGAACGAAATGTTGAATGGTCAAAAACTGCAAGGACCACAGACTTCTGCAGAAGTGTATCGCATCCTCAAGCAGAAAGGATTGCTGGAAAA GTTTCCACTGTTCACTGCTGTGTATCAGATCTGCTATGAAGGAAAGCCTGTCAGAGAGATGATATCCTGCCTTCAGAGTCATCCGGAGCAC CTATAA
- the GPD1L gene encoding glycerol-3-phosphate dehydrogenase 1-like protein isoform X1, translated as MALSAAPLRVCIVGSGNWGSAVAKIIGNNVKKMQKFASTVKMWVFEENINGRKLTDIINSEHENVKYLPGHKLPDNVVAIPNLNEAVQDADLLVFVIPHQFIHKICDEITGRVPKKALGITLIKGIDEGPEGLKLISDIIREKMGIDISVLMGANIANEVAAEKFCETTIGSKILENGLLFKELLQTPNFRITVVDDADTVELCGALKNIVAVGAGFCDGLCCGDNTKAAVIRLGLMEMIAFARIFCKGQVSTATFLESCGVADLITTCYGGRNRRVAEAFVKTGKSIEELENEMLNGQKLQGPQTSAEVYRILKQKGLLEKFPLFTAVYQICYEGKPVREMISCLQSHPEHL; from the exons ATGGCGCTCTCCGCGGCGCCCCTCAGGGTGTGCATCGTGGGCTCGGGGAACTG gGGTTCTGCGGTTGCCAAAATAATAGgcaataatgtaaaaaaaatgcagaagtttgcTTCCACAGTGAAGATGTGGGTCTTCGAGGAGAATATTAATGGGAGAAAACTGACGGATATCATAAATAGTGAacatgaaaatgtaaaatatctCCCTGGACACAAGCTGCCAGATAATGTG GTTGCCATTCCAAACCTTAATGAAGCTGTGCAGGATGCAGACTTGCTGGTTTTTGTGATACCTCATCAATTCATTCATAAAATCTGCGATGAAATCACAGGACGAGTACCCAAGAAAGCACTCGGTATAACTCTCATAAAG GGAATAGATGAAGGCCCGGAGGGACTCAAACTGATCTCTGACATAATTCGAGAGAAGATGGGAATAGACATCAGTGTGCTGATGGGAGCTAACATTGCCAATGAGGTGGCAGCAGAGAAATTCTGTGAAACCACAATAG GCAGCAAAATCTTGGAAAATGGCCTTCTCTTCAAAGAACTCCTGCAGACTCCAAACTTCCGGATAACTGTAGTAGATGATGCAGATACAGTTGAGCTTTGTGGTGCTCTGAAG AATATAGTAGCAGTGGGAGCTGGGTTCTGTGATGGCCTTTGCTGCGGTGACAATACCAAAGCTGCTGTTATTCGCCTTGGCCTAATGGAGATGATTGCCTTTGCCAGAATTTTTTGCAAAGGACAGGTGTCTACTGCCACTTTCCTGGAGAGCTGTGGAGTTGCTGATCTCATCACAACATGTTACGGCGGCCGGAATCGACGTGTAGCAGAAGCGTTCGTTAAAACCGGAAAG TCTATTGAAGAATTGGAGAACGAAATGTTGAATGGTCAAAAACTGCAAGGACCACAGACTTCTGCAGAAGTGTATCGCATCCTCAAGCAGAAAGGATTGCTGGAAAA GTTTCCACTGTTCACTGCTGTGTATCAGATCTGCTATGAAGGAAAGCCTGTCAGAGAGATGATATCCTGCCTTCAGAGTCATCCGGAGCACCTATAA